One Bradyrhizobium manausense DNA segment encodes these proteins:
- a CDS encoding CinA family protein, whose protein sequence is MKELVGIAEQVAAKLIARKQTIAVAESSTGGLIAASLLAVPGASAYFLGGAVVYTRDARRVLMDISDEGMKGFRSSSEPYAKLLAEQMRGRFDSDWGLSETGAAGPTGNRYGDAAGHSCMAVTGPAAEVMTLETDSNDRFGNMQVFAATALKLLLRKLEG, encoded by the coding sequence ATGAAAGAGCTCGTCGGCATTGCGGAACAGGTCGCGGCCAAACTGATCGCGCGCAAACAGACCATTGCGGTTGCGGAATCCTCGACCGGCGGCCTGATCGCTGCGAGCCTGCTCGCAGTGCCCGGCGCCTCCGCCTATTTCCTCGGCGGCGCGGTGGTCTACACCCGCGACGCCAGGCGCGTGCTGATGGATATTTCGGACGAAGGAATGAAGGGCTTCCGCTCCTCATCCGAACCCTATGCGAAACTGCTCGCCGAACAGATGCGCGGCCGCTTCGATTCCGACTGGGGCCTGTCCGAAACCGGCGCTGCCGGTCCTACCGGCAACCGCTACGGCGACGCCGCCGGCCATAGCTGCATGGCGGTCACAGGACCGGCAGCAGAGGTGATGACGCTGGAGACGGATAGCAACGACCGGTTCGGCAACATGCAGGTGTTCGCAGCGACGGCGCTGAAGTTGCTGTTGAGGAAGCTGGAGGGGTGA
- a CDS encoding DUF1488 family protein: MPLTRDRIIGHDLERLAFRFTMLNDGEAVPCQISDAAMDELAGMQGTESSARQAQFTSLRQTIERIASDLYDEAPRFKGYVVRIFVRHLGR; encoded by the coding sequence ATGCCGCTGACGCGCGACAGGATCATCGGCCATGACCTCGAACGGCTGGCCTTTCGCTTCACCATGCTGAACGACGGTGAGGCCGTGCCATGCCAGATCAGCGACGCCGCGATGGACGAGCTCGCGGGCATGCAGGGCACCGAAAGCAGCGCGCGGCAGGCGCAGTTCACGTCGCTGCGCCAGACCATCGAACGAATCGCGTCGGACCTCTACGACGAGGCGCCGCGGTTCAAAGGCTATGTGGTGCGGATTTTCGTACGGCATTTGGGACGGTGA
- a CDS encoding tetratricopeptide repeat protein, which translates to MVGPIIRLAVRGAYLVALAAAIGSAPVLAAGGGGGGGGGGGGGMDPFARPVPSQSTPAPTYPSRSGTKATQKGKKPNPNNQSSIDDPAFAAGYSVAYDTIYERNDYTAAIAQLKALGHDDNANVANLIGYSYRKLGDYKQSQVWYEHALKINPNHVLTWQYYGLWQLEQGNREQAMYHLGRIAAICGTSCEEYKSLAAALDKPTGTALAY; encoded by the coding sequence ATGGTCGGTCCGATCATCAGGCTTGCCGTTCGCGGCGCGTATCTTGTGGCACTCGCTGCCGCAATCGGATCTGCACCCGTCCTCGCGGCAGGCGGAGGTGGTGGCGGAGGCGGCGGTGGTGGCGGCGGCATGGATCCCTTCGCGCGCCCGGTTCCCAGCCAAAGCACACCGGCTCCGACTTACCCGAGCCGCTCCGGCACCAAGGCCACCCAAAAGGGCAAGAAGCCCAATCCCAACAACCAGTCGAGTATCGATGATCCGGCCTTTGCCGCAGGCTACAGCGTGGCCTACGACACCATCTATGAGCGCAACGACTATACGGCTGCGATCGCGCAGTTGAAGGCGCTCGGCCACGACGACAACGCGAATGTCGCGAATCTGATCGGATACTCCTACCGCAAGCTCGGTGACTACAAGCAGTCGCAGGTCTGGTACGAGCACGCATTGAAGATCAATCCCAACCACGTGCTGACCTGGCAATATTATGGTCTCTGGCAGCTCGAACAGGGCAATCGCGAGCAGGCGATGTATCATCTCGGTCGGATCGCGGCGATCTGCGGCACGAGCTGCGAGGAATACAAGTCGCTGGCCGCTGCACTCGACAAGCCGACCGGAACGGCGCTCGCCTACTGA
- a CDS encoding AMP nucleosidase, whose amino-acid sequence MQSPPSIATKSFTDAGLAVTRLEEIYERNTKFLRDRFEAYVSGEAITTRVRAYYPFVRLTTATHARLDSRLAYGFVAGPGVHETSVTRPDLFRAYLTEQIGLLIQNHGVPVEIGESAEPIPIHFAYRRDINIEAAITTSENSLATRSLRDAFDVPDLATMDDAIADGTFELRPGTPEPLSLFRAARVDYSLRRLYHYTGTDPEHFQNFVIFTNYQFYVDAFAQLCQQRIQSGEAGLDAFVAPGNLITRNGGATSGDAPVRTPQMPAFHLVMPGYRGITLINIGTGPSNARNVTDHVAVLRPHAWLMLGHCAGLRNTQRLGDYVLAHGYVREDHVLDRELPLWVPIPALAEMQVALEQAVEDVTGLEGFELKRLMRTGTVASVDNRNWEISGPEVIRRMSQSRAVALDMESAAIAANGYRFRVPYGTLLCVSDKPLHGEIKLAGMASEFYRRRVGQHLEIGIKALERLKQQESERLHSRKLRSFAEVAFQ is encoded by the coding sequence TCGAGGCCTATGTGTCGGGCGAGGCGATCACGACGCGGGTGCGCGCCTATTATCCCTTCGTCCGTCTCACCACCGCGACGCATGCGCGGCTGGATTCGCGCCTCGCCTATGGCTTTGTCGCGGGACCCGGCGTGCACGAGACCAGCGTCACGCGGCCGGATCTGTTCCGCGCCTACCTCACCGAGCAGATCGGCCTGTTGATCCAGAACCACGGCGTGCCTGTCGAGATCGGCGAGTCTGCCGAGCCGATCCCGATCCACTTCGCCTATCGCCGCGACATCAACATCGAAGCCGCCATCACCACCAGCGAGAATTCGCTCGCCACGCGATCGCTGCGCGATGCGTTCGATGTGCCTGATCTCGCCACCATGGACGATGCCATCGCCGACGGCACGTTCGAGCTGCGGCCGGGCACGCCTGAGCCCTTGTCGCTGTTTCGCGCCGCCCGCGTCGATTACTCGCTGCGCCGGCTCTATCACTACACCGGCACCGATCCCGAGCATTTCCAGAATTTCGTGATCTTCACCAACTACCAGTTCTATGTCGATGCCTTCGCGCAGCTCTGCCAGCAGCGGATCCAGTCCGGCGAAGCCGGCCTCGACGCCTTCGTCGCGCCCGGCAATTTGATCACGCGCAACGGCGGCGCGACCAGCGGAGACGCGCCGGTGCGTACGCCGCAGATGCCGGCCTTTCATCTGGTCATGCCAGGCTATCGCGGCATCACCCTGATCAATATCGGCACCGGTCCGTCCAACGCCCGCAACGTCACCGATCACGTCGCGGTGCTGCGGCCGCACGCCTGGCTGATGCTCGGGCATTGCGCCGGCTTGCGCAACACGCAGCGGCTCGGCGACTACGTGCTCGCCCATGGCTATGTGCGCGAGGACCACGTGCTCGACCGCGAGCTGCCGCTGTGGGTGCCGATCCCGGCGCTGGCCGAGATGCAGGTCGCGCTGGAGCAGGCGGTCGAGGACGTCACCGGCCTGGAGGGCTTCGAGCTCAAGCGCCTGATGCGCACGGGAACGGTCGCCAGCGTCGACAATCGCAATTGGGAAATCTCCGGACCCGAGGTCATCCGCCGCATGTCGCAATCGCGTGCGGTCGCGCTCGACATGGAATCGGCCGCGATCGCCGCCAATGGCTACCGCTTCCGCGTCCCTTACGGCACGCTGCTCTGCGTCTCCGACAAGCCGCTGCACGGCGAGATCAAGCTTGCGGGCATGGCCAGCGAGTTCTACCGCCGGCGCGTCGGCCAGCATCTCGAGATCGGCATCAAGGCGCTGGAGCGGCTCAAGCAGCAGGAATCAGAGCGGCTGCATTCGCGCAAGCTCCGCAGTTTCGCCGAGGTCGCCTTCCAGTAG